Proteins co-encoded in one Juglans regia cultivar Chandler chromosome 16, Walnut 2.0, whole genome shotgun sequence genomic window:
- the LOC108989354 gene encoding squamosa promoter-binding-like protein 6, with product MEPWSYNLEGKGLMFSDEIDLQVDVRATSKKPSEWGDKSTFNFERNGLVSNGEAVARMELEFHDFVRKPFHGNQGMEILSGEVCCSTSKRAVSPQCMFASNSCFEEVASEAKLSSSVLEANSLNSSLIDLKLGRLADWKDVENSKILKYRPVLPSAPPSLLTKRARKTSSYSQTAFCQVYGCNKDLSSSKDYHKRHKVCDVHSKTTKVIVNGIEQRFCQQCSRFHLLAEFDDGKRSCRKRLAGHNERRRKPQLDTLSGKHKLLQSYQGTGYLGTSLPKRTPFVFPDIFQAGVVYPGKSVQANGFRHIKLEGESFNSPQSAMPITSRQLLSNSILHLHSIGKQHCLGLPSSGTEDCNVTVSTVQELSGPSISSRALSLLSAQSQDLSSHLTGIPMASPQIMQGDSAHHGNVQVSEKPLRVSSMEQYGPNGLYSYGMNSIEVDKLGSIMFSDPSHAAGFQVHNDGIFQESKMLNAKYCLPDHGSTVDWLQLSSHLQRVEQQKNSPQVKQENDGSCYFPTFRAVCNPQG from the exons ATGGAGCCTTGGAGTTACAATTTAGAAGGGAAAGGCCTTATGTTTTCCGATGAAATAGATTTACAAGTCGATGTTCGTGCTACAAGTAAAAAACCATCGGAATGGGGTGATAAATCTACTTTTAATTTTGAACGCAATGGACTTGTTTCTAATGGTGAAGCGGTTGCGAGAATGGAATTGGAATTCCATGACTTTGTGAGAAAACCTTTTCATGGTAACCAAGGAATGGAGATATTAAGTGGTGAGGTTTGCTGTAGTACTAGTAAAAGAGCAGTTTCTCCTCAGTGTATGTTTGCttcaaattcatgttttgaGGAAGTGGCTTCTGAAGCAAAGCTTTCGAGTTCTGTCTTGGAAGCTAACAGCCTAAATTCATCACTGATTGACTTAAAGCTAGGAAGATTGGCTGATTGGAAAGATGTAGAGAATAGCAAGATTTTGAAATACAGACCGGTTTTGCCTTCTGCACCACCATCCTTGCTTACAAAGCGAGCACGCAAAACAAGTTCATACTCTCAGACTGCCTTCTGTCAAGTCTATGGTTGTAACAAGGATTTGAGCTCCTCAAAGGATTACCACAAAAGGCATAAAGTTTGTGATGTTCACTCCAAGACTACAAAAGTTATTGTTAATGGCATTGAACAAAGGTTTTGCCAACAGTGTAGCAG GTTTCATTTGCTGGCTGAATTTGACGATGGCAAGCGAAGTTGTCGTAAACGCCTAGCAGGCCACAATGAACGTCGAAGGAAACCTCAATTAGATACCCTTTCTGGTAAACATAAGCTGCTTCAATCATATCAAG GCACTGGATATCTAGGGACTTCCTTGCCAAAGAGAACACCCTTTGTTTTCCCAGACATTTTTCAAGCAGGCGTTGTCTATCCAGGAAAATCTGTACAAGCTAACGGGTTTAGACATATCAAATTAGAAGGGGAGTCATTTAACAGTCCTCAATCAGCAATGCCTATCACCAGTCGGCAGTTGCTTTCGAACTCTATTCTCCATCTACATAGCATTGGGAAACAACATTGTTTGGGACTGCCTTCATCAGGAACTGAAGACTGTAATGTTACTGTTTCCACTGTACAGGAATTGTCAGGGCCCTCAATCTCCAGTcgtgctctctctcttctgtcaGCTCAATCACAAGACTTGTCAAGTCATTTGACTGGAATTCCAATGGCTAGCCCCCAGATTATGCAAGGTGATTCTGCCCACCATGGTAATGTTCAAGTTTCTGAGAAACCTCTAAGGGTAAGCTCTATGGAACAGTATGGACCAAATGGACTCTATTCATATGGAATGAACTCCATAGAAGTTGACAAGCTGGGATCAATAATGTTTTCTGATCCTAGTCATGCTGCTGGTTTTCAAGTTCATAATGATGGGATTTTTCAAGAGTCAAAAATGCTGAATGCCAAGTATTGTCTTCCTGATCATGGATCCACGGTTGATTGGCTCCAATTGTCATCACATCTTCAAAGAGTGGAGCAACAAAAGAACTCCCCTCAAGTAAAGCAGGAAAATGATGGCTCGTGCTATTTTCCAACCTTTAGAGCAGTGTGCAATCCGCAAG GTTAA